The sequence GGCGTTTACCCGCGGAGTGGATATCCACACCGAAACCAGCGCCAGGCTGTTCGGGCTGGACCCCTCCGCTGTAACTCCGCAGCACCGTGCACGGGCCAAGACGATCAATTTCGGGGTACTTTACGGCATGGGACCCCACCGGCTGAGCAACGAGCTGAAAATCCCCTACAAGGAAGCCAGGCAGTTTATCGACGACTATTTCGCGCGGTTCCCCAAGATCCGCGAATATCTCGACTCTCAGGTGGCGCAGGCCCGCGAGCAGGGCTGGGTCTCGACAATCATGGGCCGCAGGCGCAAGCTGCCCGATATCAACAGCGGCAACCGGGTTCAGCGGCAGAGCGCGGAGAGGATGGCGCTCAACACACCGATCCAGGGCTCGGCGGCCGACCTGATCAAGGTGGCGATGATTGAGGTGGACCGGGAATTGGCAAAAAAATTCCCCGAGGCGAAAATGATCCTCCAGGTGCATGACGAGCTGGTATTCGACGTGCCGGAGGGCCAGGTGGACAGCGTGGCGGAACTGGTGGTGGACCTGATGGAGAACGCGTACACGCTGGACGTGCCGGTGAAAGTCGACTTGGGCACGGGTCGTAACTGGCTGGAATGCAAGTAAACGGCGGAGGCGAGATGCCGGCGATCGGACTGACGGGAAATATCGGCTCGGGCAAGAGCACTGTGGCCGGGATCTGGAAGGAAAAGCGGGGCGCGATGGTGATCGACGCCGACCGGATCGGCAGCGAGGCGGTGGTCCCGGGCAGCGAGGCGCTGGGCAGGCTGGCCGCCCATTTCGGCGACCAGGTGCTGCTGAGCGACGGGACTCTCAACCGCCGCCGCACAGCCGAACTCGCGTTCCGTAATGACACCGACCGTCAGGTGCTGAATTCGGTCGTCCACCCGGAGATAATCCGCCGGATCGGGCTGGAGATGGCGGCGGCGCGTAAAGCCCGGGTAAAAGCGGTGGTGGTTGACGCGGCGCTGATTTTCGAGTTCGGGTTCGATAACCATGTCGACTTGCTGGTGGTGGTGGATGCGCCGCGGGAGATCAGGATCGAGCGGATGCTGGCCAAAGGGAAAATGGACCGGGAAACCGTGGAGCGGGTGATGGAGGTCCAGATGCCGCCGGAGGAGATGCGCAAGAAAGCCGACTATGTGCTGCTGAACGAGGGCAGCCTGGACACCCTGGAAACCGCAGCGCTGGAGCTTTACGACCGGCTGGTACCCAAAGTTTAATATATATCTTTGTGTAGAGAGAACCTTGTGTTTCCCCCGTAAAGAAGCGCAGCATGCCGTGTTCCTGCAATACTAAAATTAATATAGCTGATTTTACAGCGTTAGCCTGCCGCCCAGCTTCCCGTATACTTCCCCGCCGCTTTTGCCGATCTCGATCCCCAGGTGCAATACCAGCAGGTTCCACTCCAGCCCGCCGTAGAACACGCCCTCGGACTCATCCCTGCTCCAGTTGGCCCCTGTATCGCTGACCTCGATAGCGCTGATATTTACGCCGATACCGGCGTAGGGTGTGACCACGAACAGGTTCTTACTGATATCGGCGCGCAACGCCCAGGTAGAGAACTCGATATCGGGTGCCAGCAGGTCGGTCGGCAGGGCGATTATTTTAAGGCCGCCGGTTTTATGGTAGCCGGCGGTCACTGAAATAGCCGGGGCGTTGATCGAGTTGCGCAGGATACCCAGCCGGACTCCGCCGCCCACATGGGCGACGTCGGTCGGGACCTCGCCGTTGAGGAACATCTGGCCGGCCTTGAAATAGACGTCCAGCGAGCCGACCCCGTGGATTCCCGGTCCCAGCGTGGTGCCTTCGAGAATTCCCAGCCGCAGGACCGCGCTGTAGCTGCCGGCGTTGAACTCGTCGCTGTCCACGTCGGGGCGGAGATAGGTCCCGTCGACACCGAGCGAGAAATGGCCCAGCCCGCCCAGTGTGTTGGCGCTGGCCGAGACGATATTGCCGCCGGCCGAGAGAGCGCCGAACCAGCCCGATGACCCCTCGTACTTGGTCTGGGCGCGTACGCCTTCGGCAGAAAGAAAGACCAGCAGGGTTAACACCAATTTTCCAAAAGTTCTCATTTCCAGCCTCCACCGGATATTAGCGCTAAAGATAGACAACCCTTCCGTCGCCAGCGGCAATGCGGCCGATAATCCTGGCTTCCTCGCCCTGCATGCCGATAGCACCCGCCACCTCGTCCAGGTTATCCTCGGCCACGAAAACCACCATGCCGATGCCCATGTTGAACACGCGGCAGGCCTCCATCTCGTCGACCCCGCCCTCATCGACCAGCACCTCGAACAGCCGGGGGACATCCCAGCTCGCGGTTTCGATCTCTGCGTGCATGCCGGTGCCGAACACGCGCGGCAGGTTGTCGGTCAGGCCGCCGCCGGTTATATGCGCGGCAGCGTCAATCAACTCACGCGCCAGCAGGATTTCCAGCGGCTTCTTGTAGCTCTTGTGCACCGCCAGCAGCGCCTCGCCGACAGTCTCGCCCTTGCCGCCCGGCAGGGGATCGTGAACGTCCAGACCCATCTGTTGGAACAGCACTTTGCGCGCCAGCGAATAGCCGTTGGTGTGCAGTCCGGAGGACGGCATGCCCACCAGGATGTGCCCCGGTTTCACGCGCTCGCCGGTGAGCAGGCGCTTGCGCTCGGCCACCCCGACGATAAACCCGGCCAGGTCGTAATCGCCGGGAGCGTAAAGGTCGGGCATCTCGGCAGTTTCGCCGCCCAGCAGGGCCACGCCGTTTTCCTTGCAGCCATCGATAAACCCCGTCATCACTTCGTCGATATGAGCAGGTTCCAGCTTGCCGGTGCTGATATAGTCCATGAAAAACAGCGGCCGCGCGCCCTGGACCATGATATCGTCCACGCAGTGATTGACCAGGCAGCGGCCCACCGTGTCGTGACGGCCGGCTTTCTGCGCCACAATCAGCTTGGTCCCGACCCCGTCGGCGCTGCTGATCAGCACGGGCTCTTCCATCTCCAGACCGGCCAGGGAGAACATCCCGCCGAAATTGCCCACATCACTGAGGACGCCCTCGGTAAATGTCTCCTTGACCCGTGCCTTGAACCGGCTGAGCGCGTCGCTGGCGGCGTCGATATCGACCCCGGCTCGCTTGTAGGCGTCCTGCTTTTTGTCGGCGCTCACTTTTTTTAAGCTCCGCGGTTTCAGTTGAACCTGACCAGCCGGCGGAATTTTTCCACCCGGTTTTCGATATCATCGATGGTGATTTCCTGCAGTCGCCTGGTGCTGAAATCCTCGCAACAGAAGCTTGCCATCGCGCTGCCGTAGACCGCGGCGGTTTTCATCGACTCGGCGGACTTGTCGCCGGTGCGATGCAGCCAGGCCGTGAACCCGGCGGCGAACGTATCGCCCGCGCCGGTGGGATCGACCACGCGCAGCAGCGGGTAGCCCGGCACCGCGAAATACTCATCGCCCAGGGCCAGCAGCGCGCCGTGCTCACCCTTTTTAAGCACCACGTATTCCGGTCCCATCCGCTGGATATCCAACAGGATATCGGTAACGTTCAGTTTGCCGGTCAGCTGACGGCCCTCATCGTCGTTGAGGATCAGCACGTTGGAGCGGGCGATCACTTTTTCCAGGTTCTCCCTGTCGCTGGAGATCCAGAAATTCATCGTGTCGGCCACCACCAGGTCCGGGTTGTCCAGCGCATCGAGCACCATCAACTGCTGCGGCGGATCGACATTGGCCAGGCAGACAGTCCGGCAGGCCCGGTAGCTCTCGGGCACGTCGGGCAGGTTGTCGGCGATCACGCCCAGATCGGTGAAGGTGGTGTCCCGCTTGTTGATATCATCGTGGTACTTGCCGCCCCAGCGGAAAGTATCGCCCTCGACCACTTTCACGCCCTCGGTGTCCAGCCCGGGGCGGTCGAACTCGGCCCAGCGGTCGAAATCAGTGCCCACCAGGCTCACCAGGTTCACGGGCGCTAACAGGCTGCCGGCAATCGCGAAAAATGTTCCGCTGCCGCCCATGGCCTCCTCGGCCTTGCCGTAAGGAGTTTCAACAGTGTCTATGCCGATCGTGCCGACAGCCACTATCCCGTCACTTTTAGCAACTGCCATATCCTCAGCTCTCCCGGTTACATTTTTTCAGGGGCGGTTATCCCCAGCAATTCAAGTCCGTTGGCCATCACCCTGCGCACGCAGTCGGCCAGGTAAAGCCGGTCGCGCGATAGTTCCGGCGCGGCAGAGTCGACAATCCGGTGTTTCTGATACCAGGCATGGAACAATCCGGCCAGCTCCTCGAGGTGTTCGGTCAGCAGGTGGGGCGAGAGCGCATGGGCCACCCGCTCCACCAGCGCCGGGTATGCGGCCAGATGGACAGCCAGTTCAACCTCTTCCCGCTCCTTGAGCAGAGACGGCTCGTGGCCGCGCCAGCTTTGACGGTTACCGTCCCAGACACCGGCTTCCCGCGCCGTGGGCGTGAGGTTGCAGGTTCTGGCATGCACGTACTGGCAATAGTAGACCGGGTTCTCGTTGGAATGTTTGCGCGCCAGGTCCAGGTCGAATACGAGGTGGCTGTCGGCCTTGCGCATCACGAAGAAATAGCGGGCCACATCCACGCCCACTTCCCTGCACAGCTCGGCCAGGGTGATAAACTTGCCGGCGCGGGTGCTCATTTTAATCTG is a genomic window of Candidatus Glassbacteria bacterium containing:
- a CDS encoding phosphoribosylformylglycinamidine cyclo-ligase; translation: MSADKKQDAYKRAGVDIDAASDALSRFKARVKETFTEGVLSDVGNFGGMFSLAGLEMEEPVLISSADGVGTKLIVAQKAGRHDTVGRCLVNHCVDDIMVQGARPLFFMDYISTGKLEPAHIDEVMTGFIDGCKENGVALLGGETAEMPDLYAPGDYDLAGFIVGVAERKRLLTGERVKPGHILVGMPSSGLHTNGYSLARKVLFQQMGLDVHDPLPGGKGETVGEALLAVHKSYKKPLEILLARELIDAAAHITGGGLTDNLPRVFGTGMHAEIETASWDVPRLFEVLVDEGGVDEMEACRVFNMGIGMVVFVAEDNLDEVAGAIGMQGEEARIIGRIAAGDGRVVYL
- a CDS encoding dephospho-CoA kinase; protein product: MQVNGGGEMPAIGLTGNIGSGKSTVAGIWKEKRGAMVIDADRIGSEAVVPGSEALGRLAAHFGDQVLLSDGTLNRRRTAELAFRNDTDRQVLNSVVHPEIIRRIGLEMAAARKARVKAVVVDAALIFEFGFDNHVDLLVVVDAPREIRIERMLAKGKMDRETVERVMEVQMPPEEMRKKADYVLLNEGSLDTLETAALELYDRLVPKV
- a CDS encoding sugar kinase, producing the protein MAVAKSDGIVAVGTIGIDTVETPYGKAEEAMGGSGTFFAIAGSLLAPVNLVSLVGTDFDRWAEFDRPGLDTEGVKVVEGDTFRWGGKYHDDINKRDTTFTDLGVIADNLPDVPESYRACRTVCLANVDPPQQLMVLDALDNPDLVVADTMNFWISSDRENLEKVIARSNVLILNDDEGRQLTGKLNVTDILLDIQRMGPEYVVLKKGEHGALLALGDEYFAVPGYPLLRVVDPTGAGDTFAAGFTAWLHRTGDKSAESMKTAAVYGSAMASFCCEDFSTRRLQEITIDDIENRVEKFRRLVRFN